The Cylindrospermopsis curvispora GIHE-G1 genome contains a region encoding:
- a CDS encoding IctB family putative bicarbonate transporter, producing the protein MNLLWERFTLSSLPLKEYVNTSYLHKLVGILSPWRQTSWLMQWGDMLSAALISLIYGLSPFVSSTLTGILLLAAAALWLILTISDETNLSKISFTPIHLVVLLYWFITVVSAGLSPVKKAAFSDLATLTLYLLLFALCARSLRIHRVRTWLITLYLHVSLLVSVYGIRQWFFGAKALATWVDPESTLSKTTRVYSYLGNPNLLAGYLIPAVALSLVAIFAWHGWIRKSLAVIMLAANASCLVLTFSRGGWIGMLIAILAAMLLLAYWWSVQLSPFWRTWLLPILLGTFIGALLLAVIFVEPVRLRLVSIFADRQDSSNNFRRNVWDAVLEMIRDRPIIGIGPGHNSFNKIYPLYQRPRYSALSAYSIFLETAVESGFVGLSCFIWLIIVIINSGLVQMRQFLKVRNQDGLWLIGAIAAIFGMLGHGTVDTVWYRPEVNTLWWLMVAIVASYWNPLTENRGEIN; encoded by the coding sequence ATGAATTTACTTTGGGAAAGATTTACACTATCCTCCTTACCCCTAAAAGAATATGTCAATACTAGCTATCTACATAAGTTGGTGGGTATTCTAAGTCCTTGGCGTCAAACCAGCTGGCTGATGCAATGGGGAGATATGCTCTCTGCTGCTTTAATCAGCCTAATTTACGGATTGTCACCTTTTGTGTCTAGCACTTTAACTGGAATATTGCTACTAGCAGCTGCAGCATTATGGTTAATATTAACTATATCAGATGAAACTAATCTATCTAAAATTTCCTTTACCCCAATTCATCTGGTGGTTCTGCTCTATTGGTTTATCACCGTGGTCTCAGCGGGTTTATCCCCTGTCAAAAAGGCAGCTTTTAGCGATTTGGCAACTTTAACACTCTATTTACTGCTTTTTGCCCTGTGTGCTAGATCCCTGAGAATTCACCGCGTTCGCACCTGGTTAATTACCCTGTATTTACATGTATCCCTCCTTGTTAGTGTATATGGCATTCGACAATGGTTTTTCGGGGCTAAGGCCTTGGCTACCTGGGTTGATCCAGAATCAACTTTATCTAAAACCACTAGGGTTTACAGTTATCTAGGTAATCCCAATTTATTGGCTGGGTATCTCATCCCCGCAGTGGCTTTAAGTTTAGTGGCCATTTTCGCCTGGCACGGTTGGATTAGAAAGTCTCTAGCCGTAATTATGTTAGCCGCAAATGCTTCTTGCTTGGTTTTGACCTTTAGTCGCGGTGGCTGGATCGGTATGCTAATCGCTATTTTGGCTGCTATGCTGTTGTTAGCTTATTGGTGGAGTGTACAACTGTCTCCATTTTGGCGCACTTGGTTATTGCCAATTCTACTGGGAACTTTTATCGGCGCTCTTCTGCTGGCAGTAATTTTTGTTGAACCAGTTAGACTGCGATTGGTTAGTATTTTTGCTGACCGTCAGGATAGTAGTAATAATTTTCGCCGTAATGTCTGGGATGCAGTTTTGGAAATGATTCGCGATCGCCCAATTATTGGTATTGGTCCAGGACATAATTCTTTTAATAAAATCTATCCCCTTTACCAACGTCCCCGCTATAGTGCTTTGAGTGCCTATTCAATTTTCCTAGAAACAGCTGTAGAAAGTGGTTTTGTTGGTTTGTCTTGTTTTATCTGGTTGATTATTGTCATTATCAACTCAGGACTGGTTCAAATGCGCCAGTTTCTCAAGGTGAGAAATCAGGATGGACTTTGGTTAATAGGAGCGATCGCGGCTATATTTGGTATGCTAGGTCATGGTACTGTAGATACGGTATGGTATCGTCCAGAGGTGAATACTCTTTGGTGGTTAATGGTGGCCATAGTGGCTAGCTACTGGAATCCCTTGACCGAAAACCGTGGAGAAATAAATTAG
- a CDS encoding response regulator transcription factor, with translation MPLKILVVDDDIGTSLSISDYLELCGYSVLTADNGENALSIIKQEHLDLMVTDIIMPRMNGYELVRQVRQNIEFRLLPVILLTARTKTQERILGYQSGCDLYLPKPFELEELAAAIRNLLGRSQIIQSEYCLSSQIPGSFSPDDKTRAVSPSIPMIETLNHPDSHILMSISTREREVLELLTHGLSNAEIGSKLYLSPRTVEKYVSSLLRKTSSNNRAELVRFAIKHGIVD, from the coding sequence ATGCCTTTAAAAATCCTTGTGGTCGATGATGACATTGGCACTAGTCTCTCGATTAGTGATTATTTGGAACTGTGTGGGTATTCCGTACTGACAGCTGATAATGGTGAAAACGCCCTATCCATTATAAAACAAGAACATCTGGATTTGATGGTGACAGATATTATTATGCCACGTATGAATGGTTATGAATTGGTTCGTCAAGTACGTCAAAACATTGAGTTTCGTCTGTTACCTGTTATTCTCTTGACTGCTAGAACCAAAACTCAAGAGAGAATTCTCGGTTATCAGTCGGGATGTGATTTATATTTACCTAAGCCTTTTGAGTTGGAGGAGTTGGCCGCTGCTATTCGTAATCTGTTAGGGCGATCGCAAATTATTCAATCGGAATATTGTTTATCCAGTCAGATCCCTGGCAGTTTTTCCCCTGATGATAAAACCAGAGCTGTTTCCCCATCTATTCCTATGATTGAGACTTTAAATCATCCGGACTCTCACATACTCATGTCCATAAGTACCAGAGAACGAGAGGTTTTGGAGTTGTTGACTCATGGGCTATCTAATGCAGAAATTGGCAGTAAATTATATTTGAGTCCACGTACAGTAGAGAAATATGTCAGTAGTTTATTGAGAAAAACTTCTAGTAATAACAGAGCTGAACTGGTAAGATTTGCTATAAAGCATGGTATAGTAGATTAG
- a CDS encoding putative bifunctional lysylphosphatidylglycerol flippase/synthetase codes for MAKFSRWVVFGVTLLFLAKTLQNHWLEVNSLSLVTIKWKTLILATIVTLLAHTWAGWVWTWILKDLNQSVPTGLFIRVYLKTNVAKYLPGNVWHYYGRILTAKNTNIPTLVATLSVLLEPLLMATAALFNIILLPNKLSFISLTFNHIPPQILQFISLCLLLGAIHPAVLNPALGILYQIKSKIKLPKKTPLPVNSSIQPINNLILEHYPLLPLMGELIFVYLRGTGFILTISAVSNVDMSQIPVLMGSFSLSWVLGLIIPGAPGGIGVFEATAILVLDDVFPPAILLSAIALYRLISILAETIGAGIGYLI; via the coding sequence ATGGCGAAATTCTCGCGCTGGGTTGTTTTTGGAGTGACTTTGCTTTTTTTAGCCAAAACTCTCCAAAATCATTGGTTGGAAGTGAACTCTCTGAGTCTAGTTACAATTAAGTGGAAAACTTTGATTCTAGCCACCATAGTGACATTACTTGCACACACTTGGGCGGGGTGGGTATGGACATGGATTCTGAAAGATTTAAATCAGTCTGTACCTACTGGTCTATTTATCCGAGTGTATTTAAAAACTAATGTCGCTAAATATTTGCCTGGAAATGTTTGGCATTATTATGGAAGAATACTAACAGCTAAAAATACCAATATTCCCACACTGGTAGCCACCTTGAGTGTCCTGTTAGAACCCCTACTCATGGCTACAGCAGCTTTATTTAATATTATTTTACTCCCTAATAAATTATCTTTTATATCTCTTACTTTTAATCATATTCCACCCCAAATTCTGCAATTTATCAGTTTATGTCTACTGCTAGGTGCCATACATCCAGCGGTCCTAAATCCCGCACTGGGCATACTATATCAGATAAAGAGTAAAATTAAGTTACCTAAGAAAACTCCCCTTCCAGTAAATTCCTCGATTCAGCCCATTAATAATTTAATTCTTGAGCACTATCCTTTATTACCTTTAATGGGTGAATTGATATTTGTATACTTACGGGGAACAGGGTTTATTTTAACTATTTCTGCTGTCAGTAATGTGGATATGAGTCAAATCCCTGTATTAATGGGTTCTTTTAGTCTGTCCTGGGTTTTGGGTCTAATCATCCCTGGTGCTCCAGGCGGTATAGGTGTATTTGAAGCCACTGCTATTCTGGTTCTAGACGATGTTTTCCCACCTGCTATCCTACTTAGCGCGATCGCATTGTATCGTCTTATCAGCATTTTAGCGGAAACAATTGGTGCTGGTATTGGCTACCTAATCTAG
- a CDS encoding DUF29 domain-containing protein, with protein sequence MNSEVPPQYEQDFYGWIQWQLRAISQRQVSQLDWENLQTELEGLGRQEYRELVSRLTVLLGHLLKWEYQPENRCRSWFLTIREQRRAIHRHFQRNPTLKSRIPHALEDAFEGGVDLALRETNLPLRTFPQVCPYQFEQAISHGFMCDTSQDWQ encoded by the coding sequence ATGAACTCTGAAGTTCCTCCCCAATACGAACAAGACTTTTATGGTTGGATTCAATGGCAACTCAGAGCAATTTCCCAAAGACAAGTATCTCAACTGGACTGGGAAAATTTGCAGACGGAGTTAGAAGGGTTGGGAAGACAGGAATATCGGGAACTAGTTAGTCGTCTTACGGTTTTGTTGGGACACCTGCTCAAGTGGGAATACCAACCGGAGAATCGTTGTCGCAGTTGGTTTCTAACTATTAGAGAACAGCGCCGTGCTATCCACCGTCATTTTCAACGTAATCCCACCTTAAAATCCCGCATCCCCCACGCTTTGGAGGATGCTTTTGAAGGGGGAGTTGATTTAGCTCTACGAGAAACTAACCTACCATTGAGAACTTTTCCCCAAGTTTGTCCCTACCAGTTTGAACAAGCGATTTCCCATGGATTTATGTGCGATACTAGTCAAGACTGGCAATAA
- the chlG gene encoding chlorophyll synthase ChlG, with amino-acid sequence MSESAPVNHNSQPPTVESINQESIDTENSGERTSKTRQLLGMKGAASGETSIWKIRLQLMKPITWIPLIWGVVCGAASSGNYSWSLENVLKAALCMLLSGPLLTGYTQTINDYYDREIDAINEPYRPIPSGAISEKQVVSQFVILLLLGYGVAYILDIWAGHTFPNVLMLSVFGSFVAYIYSAPPLKLKQNGWLGNYALGASYIALPWWAGHALFGELNWKIVVLTLFYSLAGLGIAIVNDFKSVEGDRQLGLNSLPVMFGIQTAALICVVMIDLFQGLVAGYLVSIHENLYAAILALLIIPQITFQDMYFLRDPIANDVKYQASAQPFLVLGMLVTGLALGHGGGVM; translated from the coding sequence ATGTCTGAATCCGCCCCTGTAAATCACAATTCTCAGCCCCCAACAGTGGAATCCATAAATCAAGAATCCATAGATACAGAAAATTCAGGAGAACGCACATCTAAAACTCGTCAACTTTTAGGAATGAAAGGTGCAGCATCCGGAGAAACATCCATCTGGAAAATTCGGTTACAGTTGATGAAACCTATTACCTGGATTCCCTTAATTTGGGGCGTGGTCTGTGGTGCAGCTTCTTCTGGTAACTACAGCTGGAGCTTAGAAAATGTTTTGAAAGCAGCACTTTGTATGTTACTTTCAGGTCCCTTACTAACTGGTTACACCCAAACCATTAATGATTATTATGACCGAGAAATAGATGCTATCAATGAACCTTACCGCCCGATTCCTTCCGGAGCAATTTCTGAAAAACAAGTAGTTAGTCAGTTTGTAATTTTATTATTATTGGGTTATGGAGTTGCTTATATTTTAGATATATGGGCAGGTCACACATTTCCTAATGTTTTGATGCTGTCGGTTTTTGGCTCTTTCGTTGCCTATATTTATTCAGCTCCTCCATTGAAGTTAAAACAAAATGGTTGGTTGGGTAACTATGCTTTGGGTGCTAGTTATATTGCCTTACCTTGGTGGGCGGGTCATGCTTTATTTGGTGAATTAAATTGGAAAATTGTGGTTCTTACCCTATTTTACAGTTTGGCTGGTTTGGGTATTGCTATTGTCAATGACTTTAAAAGTGTGGAAGGCGATCGCCAGTTAGGTTTAAATTCATTACCTGTGATGTTTGGCATTCAAACTGCGGCCCTAATTTGTGTGGTAATGATAGATTTATTCCAAGGTTTAGTAGCAGGTTATCTAGTCAGCATTCATGAAAATCTATATGCGGCAATTTTGGCATTATTAATCATTCCCCAAATTACTTTCCAGGATATGTATTTCCTGAGAGATCCTATCGCTAATGATGTCAAATATCAGGCCAGTGCCCAACCGTTTCTAGTTTTGGGAATGCTAGTTACCGGTCTAGCACTGGGCCATGGGGGAGGTGTTATGTGA
- a CDS encoding FdhF/YdeP family oxidoreductase, whose translation MDDLTANSKSPSGGGIPVIQYWVEKTLTPQGPKLWQTLNHKSACLSCAWGTGGQKGGFVNESGEYLQRCAKSVEAIAAELQPGIKLEFFEQYTINELQQLTSQQCDKLGRLTYPLILRSGASHYQPISWSEVYQIARKSFSITPQRIASYSSGRSSNEAAYLLQLFMRSLGSNNLADCSDLCHAPSTVGLKQVFGSGTSMVSLESLKHSDCIVLVGSNAPANHPRLMNELIKLRDRGGKIIIINPQIEVGLVKFGSPAFPIKLLLTGGSDISTLYLQPIPGSDVALFVGLQKSLIEQNLIQNNYLQSHTKNWQEILDYAQHTSWEEITKTCGLSQEEISAAAYLIGKSKNVVFAWAMGITQHKNAVENIFSIANTALMTGNAGKIGAGTMPIRGHSNVQGFGSMGVTVNLREEVREALSQLLGKPLNNTPGYHTRDLITAAEKGRVDTLFCLGGNLYAANPDLQQAKKALSEIETIFYVGTKPNLGHFHGLAKVQTLILPVFNRFENPHQTTTESGNNFVRLNDAGRTHLSSRESDLISEVELITEIAHISHQEGPINWRKLQDPIYIRELIAKTIPGYQKIGQIDQTQEEFTIDGRVFSEPKFNTPDGKAQMFVTTLPQLSLPNKSYFGVPENHPGTVLILGTGRSYGQHNTVVYRDEDKYRNMPHRHCILMNAEDIAAAGFKENDRVTVKGNAGELNSIEVICGRIRQGVAFMFYPEANLLFKAEIDINSGTPAYKRVPVLVYGAYRS comes from the coding sequence ATGGATGATTTAACCGCAAATTCAAAATCTCCCTCCGGAGGAGGAATACCTGTAATTCAATACTGGGTAGAAAAAACCCTCACCCCCCAAGGACCTAAATTATGGCAAACCCTGAATCATAAAAGTGCCTGTTTATCCTGCGCCTGGGGAACTGGTGGACAAAAAGGCGGATTTGTTAATGAGTCGGGAGAATACTTACAACGTTGTGCTAAAAGTGTAGAGGCGATCGCTGCTGAATTGCAACCGGGAATCAAACTAGAATTTTTTGAGCAGTACACTATTAACGAATTACAACAACTTACTTCCCAACAATGCGACAAATTGGGTAGATTAACCTATCCACTTATTCTCAGATCTGGAGCATCCCACTATCAACCTATCAGCTGGTCAGAGGTTTATCAAATTGCTCGAAAATCTTTCAGTATCACACCACAGAGAATTGCCAGTTACAGCTCTGGGCGTTCTTCTAACGAAGCAGCTTACCTGTTGCAATTATTCATGCGATCGCTGGGGAGTAATAATTTAGCTGACTGTTCAGATTTGTGTCACGCTCCTTCAACCGTGGGGTTAAAGCAAGTTTTTGGTTCTGGCACTTCCATGGTCAGTTTAGAGAGCTTAAAACACAGTGACTGCATAGTTTTAGTTGGATCTAATGCGCCTGCTAATCATCCAAGATTAATGAACGAGTTAATCAAATTACGGGACAGGGGAGGTAAGATAATTATTATCAATCCCCAGATAGAAGTTGGCTTGGTCAAATTTGGTTCTCCTGCTTTTCCCATCAAATTACTACTCACTGGTGGTTCGGATATATCAACTTTATATTTACAGCCTATTCCTGGTAGTGATGTTGCCCTATTTGTTGGTTTGCAAAAATCCCTAATTGAGCAAAATTTAATTCAAAATAACTACCTACAATCTCACACAAAAAATTGGCAAGAAATCCTAGATTATGCCCAACACACATCTTGGGAAGAAATTACTAAAACCTGCGGATTATCTCAGGAAGAAATTAGTGCAGCAGCTTATTTAATTGGTAAATCAAAAAACGTAGTTTTTGCCTGGGCAATGGGTATAACCCAACATAAGAACGCAGTCGAGAACATATTCAGCATTGCAAATACTGCCTTGATGACAGGTAATGCTGGTAAAATCGGAGCGGGAACAATGCCCATTCGGGGCCATTCCAATGTTCAAGGATTTGGCTCTATGGGTGTAACTGTAAACTTGCGGGAAGAAGTTAGGGAAGCACTATCCCAATTGCTGGGAAAACCCCTCAATAATACCCCTGGCTATCATACCCGTGATTTAATCACAGCAGCAGAAAAAGGTCGGGTAGATACCCTGTTTTGTTTGGGAGGCAATTTATATGCAGCTAATCCAGATTTACAACAGGCTAAAAAGGCATTATCTGAAATAGAAACTATATTTTATGTGGGGACAAAACCCAATCTAGGACATTTTCATGGATTGGCAAAGGTTCAGACCCTAATCTTACCAGTTTTTAACAGATTTGAAAATCCCCACCAGACCACTACGGAATCGGGAAACAATTTTGTGCGATTAAATGATGCAGGTAGAACACATCTATCTTCCCGGGAGTCTGATTTAATTTCAGAAGTAGAGTTAATTACAGAAATTGCCCATATTTCCCATCAAGAAGGTCCAATCAATTGGCGTAAATTGCAAGATCCAATCTATATCAGAGAACTTATCGCCAAAACCATTCCCGGTTATCAAAAAATTGGGCAGATTGACCAAACTCAAGAAGAATTTACCATTGATGGGCGAGTCTTTTCAGAACCAAAATTTAATACTCCCGATGGTAAAGCACAAATGTTTGTCACAACCCTACCACAATTATCTTTACCAAATAAATCCTATTTTGGAGTTCCAGAAAATCATCCGGGAACTGTTTTAATACTGGGAACTGGACGCAGTTATGGTCAGCATAATACCGTGGTATATCGTGATGAAGATAAGTATAGAAATATGCCCCATCGCCATTGTATTTTGATGAATGCTGAGGATATTGCCGCAGCAGGATTCAAAGAAAATGATCGGGTCACAGTTAAAGGTAATGCGGGGGAACTAAATAGCATTGAAGTTATTTGTGGTAGAATTCGTCAAGGCGTGGCATTTATGTTTTATCCAGAGGCAAATCTGTTATTTAAAGCAGAAATTGATATAAATAGCGGTACACCTGCATATAAAAGAGTGCCTGTGCTAGTTTATGGTGCTTATCGCTCTTAA
- the smpB gene encoding SsrA-binding protein SmpB, with product MSDKNEGYKIISDNRQARYLYEILETYEAGIQLTGTEVKSIRAGKVNLQDGYALLRNGEAWLINAHISPYTASGQYFNHEPRRTRKLLLHRLEIRKLIGKVEQQGLTLIPLKMYFKRGWVKISIGLCRGKKVHDKREDLKRRQDQRDIQRAMKNY from the coding sequence ATGAGTGATAAAAACGAAGGTTACAAGATTATTAGTGATAATAGACAGGCCCGTTATTTGTATGAAATCCTAGAAACCTACGAAGCAGGAATTCAGCTAACTGGTACGGAAGTGAAATCAATACGAGCGGGTAAAGTCAACCTACAGGATGGATACGCCTTGCTGCGCAATGGAGAAGCATGGCTAATCAATGCTCATATTTCTCCTTATACAGCCAGTGGACAATATTTCAATCATGAGCCGAGACGCACCCGAAAACTGCTCCTACACCGACTAGAAATTCGTAAGCTGATAGGCAAAGTGGAACAACAAGGTTTAACCTTGATCCCATTAAAAATGTACTTCAAAAGGGGCTGGGTAAAGATCAGCATTGGTTTATGCAGAGGGAAGAAAGTCCATGATAAACGGGAAGATTTAAAGCGTCGTCAAGATCAGCGTGATATTCAGCGGGCGATGAAGAATTACTAA
- a CDS encoding vWA domain-containing protein, whose protein sequence is MLNLVKKNYIWSYFRLKTCLIGKSLTLSLFLISSLISPTLAGIKKAEIVDSPTIKDDRVTIKIKVLGEESRPVMGLQRNNFELKLDGKKLKFKPKDWKSPEETVPPPAWIIVLLDFSGSMNQTDSGGSKKITGAINAIGQFAKVSSERGGDTQISIVPFGEAGKNCPEYPVDKDTLDKFISASDFKLQNSLEYLSSLNPCGSTNLYQPLKKALQFLGNPEDPRFTLPENSSASPPRLSIILLSDGYHNAMNEYRDFSELKSLLKDYENITVHTLGYGLTPEQLGAKYGLNRPATRQDVNAGKVPEAEFVDQTRLAEIAKLTGGISEFSGDEKAIAENLQLFLNALLGEYQISYIQPNAERGTLHKVQVRVKDGNSQGDSKSIEYIMPVFGRSLPFANRLFMVISILFIVVVGGIIPFYYWGEYLKREAQAN, encoded by the coding sequence ATGTTGAATCTAGTTAAAAAAAATTACATATGGAGTTATTTCCGGTTAAAAACTTGTTTAATTGGCAAATCTTTGACTCTATCTTTGTTTTTAATCAGCAGTTTAATTAGTCCCACCTTAGCGGGAATTAAAAAGGCTGAGATTGTGGATAGTCCTACTATTAAAGATGATAGGGTTACCATTAAAATCAAAGTGTTAGGAGAAGAAAGTAGGCCAGTGATGGGTTTACAGAGAAATAATTTTGAGTTAAAACTGGATGGCAAAAAACTCAAATTTAAACCCAAGGACTGGAAAAGTCCAGAAGAAACAGTACCGCCCCCCGCTTGGATTATTGTTTTACTAGATTTTAGTGGTAGCATGAATCAGACAGATAGTGGTGGTAGTAAGAAAATCACAGGTGCAATTAATGCAATTGGGCAATTTGCTAAAGTTTCTAGTGAGAGGGGAGGAGATACACAAATCTCCATAGTTCCCTTTGGTGAAGCGGGGAAAAATTGTCCAGAATATCCTGTAGATAAGGATACGTTGGACAAATTTATATCAGCTAGTGATTTTAAACTGCAAAATAGTTTGGAATATTTATCTAGTTTGAACCCTTGTGGATCTACCAATTTATATCAACCTTTAAAGAAGGCCTTGCAGTTTTTAGGTAATCCAGAAGACCCCCGGTTTACCCTACCAGAAAATTCATCAGCTTCCCCACCAAGACTATCAATCATTCTGTTATCCGATGGCTATCACAATGCCATGAATGAATATCGAGATTTTAGTGAATTAAAATCCCTTTTGAAAGATTATGAAAATATTACTGTACACACTTTAGGATATGGATTAACACCAGAACAATTGGGGGCAAAATATGGACTCAATCGACCAGCTACCCGTCAAGATGTTAATGCAGGTAAGGTTCCTGAAGCAGAATTTGTCGATCAAACAAGATTGGCAGAAATTGCTAAGTTGACCGGTGGAATTTCAGAGTTTTCTGGAGACGAGAAAGCAATAGCAGAGAATTTACAATTGTTTCTCAACGCCCTATTAGGAGAATACCAAATTAGCTATATCCAACCCAATGCAGAACGAGGAACTTTACATAAAGTCCAGGTACGAGTGAAAGATGGCAATAGTCAAGGTGACTCAAAGTCAATTGAATATATTATGCCCGTATTTGGGCGATCGCTCCCTTTTGCAAACCGTTTATTTATGGTCATATCCATATTGTTTATTGTAGTAGTTGGGGGAATAATTCCCTTTTATTACTGGGGAGAATATCTCAAGCGGGAGGCACAAGCGAATTAG
- a CDS encoding Get3/ArsA fold putative tail anchor-mediating ATPase NosAFP, which translates to MALILTFLGKNGIGRSKIAIAAARFLANQGKRVLLAGLADPTLPILLGTSLSVDPEQIAPNLEAVQFQVSVMLERNWEEVKKLEAQYLRTPIIQDVYGQELVVLPGMDNALALNAIREYDASGKYDVIIYDGTGDIFTLRMLGMPESLSWYIRRFRQLLANSDLGRAISESPLIQPVITSLFNVNWTAENFAQPANQINNFLDQGKAALADPTRVCGFLVTTADSIDVANARYLWGTAQQVGLTVGGIILLSADTSNNLSTEFAPLPVSMVPDICSGNWQPMIDALPNFVEQAAKAPKPIEIDVHNKQVRLFLPGFDKKQVKLTQSGPEVTIEAGDHRRNIFLPPALSGKPITGAKFQNSYLIISF; encoded by the coding sequence ATGGCATTGATACTAACATTTTTAGGTAAAAATGGTATTGGTCGCAGCAAAATAGCGATCGCTGCGGCCCGGTTTTTGGCAAATCAGGGAAAACGGGTACTTCTAGCAGGACTAGCGGATCCCACACTACCGATTTTATTAGGAACTAGTCTATCTGTGGACCCTGAACAAATTGCTCCTAATTTAGAAGCAGTGCAGTTTCAGGTCTCTGTTATGCTAGAGCGAAATTGGGAAGAGGTAAAAAAGCTAGAGGCACAATATCTACGTACGCCCATTATTCAAGACGTGTACGGACAGGAATTGGTAGTATTGCCAGGTATGGACAATGCTCTAGCGCTCAATGCTATTCGTGAATATGATGCCAGTGGCAAATATGACGTAATTATCTATGATGGTACTGGCGATATTTTTACCTTGAGGATGCTGGGAATGCCTGAATCTCTTAGCTGGTATATTCGACGTTTTCGTCAGTTGTTAGCGAATTCTGATTTAGGTAGGGCAATTTCTGAGTCACCACTGATTCAACCGGTAATTACTAGCCTGTTTAATGTGAATTGGACTGCTGAAAACTTTGCTCAGCCAGCTAACCAAATCAATAACTTTCTTGATCAGGGGAAAGCAGCCTTAGCTGATCCTACTCGTGTCTGTGGCTTTTTAGTGACAACAGCAGACTCTATTGATGTAGCCAATGCCCGTTATCTTTGGGGGACTGCCCAACAAGTTGGTTTAACTGTTGGGGGAATAATTCTCTTATCTGCCGATACAAGCAATAATTTATCCACAGAGTTTGCTCCCTTACCCGTTAGTATGGTTCCCGATATATGCTCGGGAAACTGGCAACCAATGATTGATGCTTTACCAAACTTTGTTGAACAAGCAGCTAAGGCTCCTAAGCCGATAGAAATAGACGTACATAATAAACAGGTACGACTGTTTTTACCAGGATTTGACAAAAAACAGGTGAAACTAACTCAATCTGGTCCGGAGGTGACCATAGAAGCAGGAGACCATCGCCGCAATATCTTTTTACCCCCAGCACTTAGTGGTAAACCCATTACCGGAGCTAAGTTTCAAAATAGTTATTTGATTATTTCTTTTTAA
- a CDS encoding low molecular weight protein-tyrosine-phosphatase, which produces MSSKLLFVCLGNICRSPSAENIMNYLIDKAGLSNEIHCDSAGTSNYHIGSPPDRRMSAAASAKLGIDLLGKARQFQRSDFEDFDLILAMDKHNYGDILSLDPSGRYHHKVRLMCDFCSEHSFQEVPDPYYGGPEGFNQVIDLLMDACNGLLKHIKNQ; this is translated from the coding sequence ATGTCATCTAAGTTACTTTTTGTCTGTCTTGGCAATATTTGTCGTTCTCCATCAGCGGAGAATATTATGAATTATCTGATCGATAAAGCAGGTCTAAGTAATGAAATTCATTGCGATTCAGCTGGTACTTCCAACTATCACATTGGCAGTCCACCCGATAGAAGAATGAGCGCGGCAGCATCTGCTAAATTGGGTATTGACCTACTTGGAAAAGCCCGTCAGTTCCAAAGATCTGACTTTGAGGATTTTGACCTGATTTTGGCTATGGATAAACATAACTATGGAGATATTCTTTCTCTAGACCCTTCAGGAAGGTATCATCACAAAGTCCGTCTTATGTGCGACTTTTGCTCTGAACATAGTTTCCAGGAAGTCCCTGACCCCTATTATGGAGGACCGGAGGGATTTAATCAAGTAATAGATTTACTTATGGATGCTTGTAATGGACTGTTAAAACATATAAAAAATCAATAA